From Candidatus Manganitrophus morganii, the proteins below share one genomic window:
- a CDS encoding YebC/PmpR family DNA-binding transcriptional regulator, protein MSGHSKWATTKHKKAAADSKRGKIFTKIIREITVAAKIGGGDPEGNPRLRTAILKAKENNMPADNIKKAVQKGTGELPGVSYEEMTYEGYGPGGVAIIIQLLSDNKNRTVSEIRHLLSKSGGNMGESGSVAWMFQKKGYLSIEKQKADEDKLMSVALDAGAEDIRSDDPTIFEVIAAPADFEKVKKAMTDAGLTPSYAEVTLLPQTYIRLDGKEAEQMLRLMEALEDHDDVQNVYANFDIPDEVMAKVAG, encoded by the coding sequence ATGTCCGGACATTCTAAATGGGCGACGACCAAACATAAAAAGGCGGCGGCGGACTCGAAGCGGGGGAAAATTTTCACCAAGATCATCCGCGAGATCACCGTTGCGGCAAAGATCGGGGGAGGAGACCCGGAAGGAAATCCCCGCCTTCGGACGGCGATCCTCAAAGCCAAAGAAAACAACATGCCGGCCGATAACATCAAAAAGGCGGTTCAAAAGGGGACCGGCGAGCTTCCCGGCGTCTCGTATGAGGAGATGACCTATGAGGGTTACGGGCCGGGCGGGGTGGCGATCATCATCCAGCTCCTGTCGGACAACAAGAACCGGACGGTTTCCGAAATCCGCCACCTCCTCTCCAAGAGCGGCGGCAACATGGGAGAGTCGGGCTCCGTCGCCTGGATGTTTCAGAAGAAGGGATACCTCTCGATCGAGAAGCAGAAGGCCGACGAAGATAAGTTGATGTCGGTGGCGCTCGATGCGGGTGCGGAGGATATCCGCTCGGACGATCCGACGATTTTTGAAGTCATCGCTGCGCCGGCCGATTTCGAAAAGGTCAAAAAGGCGATGACCGACGCCGGCCTCACCCCGTCCTATGCCGAAGTGACCTTACTCCCGCAGACCTATATCCGGCTCGATGGGAAAGAGGCGGAGCAGATGCTCCGGTTGATGGAAGCGCTCGAAGATCACGACGATGTTCAGAACGTCTACGCGAACTTCGATATCCCCGATGAGGTGATGGCGAAGGTGGCCGGGTAA